One window of Streptomyces sp. SUK 48 genomic DNA carries:
- a CDS encoding helix-turn-helix domain-containing protein: MSTQISASPLPSPKERRRLRQSRSLTQAQLAGRLGVARATVRAWESGRRAPTGAEGRAYTEFLGAPAPSAAPDEPSGKEGPGKPEPLTPAQAFDALYAFCAPALVRQAYLLCGRRELAREAVERAFQLAWQRWPEVARDRDPAGWVRAVAYDCALSPWHRFRPCHRHPEPPPADPADRDLLGALLTLPPSYRRTLVLYDGVGLDLPETAAETEASTPAAANRLTHAREAMAARVPELADTALLHRRLAELSSRERLRASRPPTVRTLGERRNVFWTRAAIAFTVTIIGATALTLRTAPTHYEAPIAPAQAVQGVPRAVPMGPLSHDELALRTKLRGEASAGGERIEPTPR; this comes from the coding sequence ATGAGCACGCAGATCTCCGCAAGCCCGTTGCCGTCGCCGAAGGAACGCCGACGCCTGCGCCAGTCCCGCTCCCTGACCCAGGCTCAGCTGGCCGGACGCCTTGGCGTGGCCCGCGCCACGGTGCGTGCGTGGGAGTCGGGGCGCCGGGCGCCGACCGGCGCCGAGGGCCGGGCGTACACCGAGTTCCTCGGTGCGCCGGCCCCGTCGGCGGCCCCTGACGAACCGTCCGGGAAAGAAGGCCCCGGAAAGCCCGAGCCGCTGACGCCCGCTCAAGCCTTCGACGCGCTCTACGCCTTCTGCGCCCCGGCCCTCGTACGCCAGGCATATCTGCTGTGCGGGCGCCGCGAACTGGCCCGGGAGGCGGTGGAGCGCGCCTTCCAGCTGGCCTGGCAGCGCTGGCCCGAGGTGGCCAGGGACCGGGACCCGGCCGGGTGGGTCCGGGCGGTGGCGTACGACTGCGCGCTCTCGCCCTGGCACCGGTTCCGCCCCTGCCACCGGCACCCGGAGCCGCCGCCGGCCGACCCCGCGGACCGGGATCTGCTGGGCGCGCTGCTCACGCTGCCGCCGTCGTACCGGCGCACGCTCGTGCTGTACGACGGGGTCGGCCTCGACCTCCCGGAGACGGCGGCGGAGACGGAGGCGAGCACCCCGGCGGCGGCGAACCGGCTGACGCACGCGCGGGAGGCGATGGCGGCGCGGGTCCCCGAGCTGGCGGACACCGCGCTGCTGCACCGCCGGCTGGCGGAGCTGTCCTCCCGCGAACGCCTGCGCGCGTCCCGCCCCCCGACGGTCCGCACGCTCGGCGAACGCCGCAACGTGTTCTGGACCCGGGCGGCGATCGCCTTCACGGTGACGATCATCGGCGCGACGGCACTCACGCTGCGCACCGCCCCCACCCACTACGAAGCCCCGATCGCCCCCGCCCAGGCCGTGCAGGGCGTCCCCCGCGCGGTCCCGATGGGCCCCCTGTCCCACGACGAACTGGCCCTGCGGACGAAGCTGCGCGGCGAGGCGTCGGCGGGCGGCGAACGGATCGAACCCACACCGAGGTGA
- a CDS encoding DUF6350 family protein — MTARHPSLTPLSTRLRDRSPGLSASLLNGVVAAGLGLGALTVLVLALWISSPYPDSGPSGALHIAAALWLLAHGVELVRTDTLSGAPLPVGVTPLLLLALPAWLLYRAGRYATDASGEPDGPPPVPVRTAWLGVVLGYLAVGTATALYCSGGELRPSWGWLTLTLPLVAAAGAGAGVWSAHGCPPGPLLVVLKVVPEPVRRLVFGADAPVRVDTAVRAAGASAAVLVGGGALLVAVSTVWHGDVARASFLQLTEGWTGRFAVLLLGMALVPNASVWAASYALGPGFVLGAGHPVHPFASDPAPLLPPFPLLAAVPDAGPGTRLNGAAVLVPVAAGMVAGWFVARAAVRRRGHQEPPRVRWSMARTTGVTLLTAAVCTLLLALLAAFSGGPLGVGALSRFGPLWWQTGPAAGAWTALLGMPTALVVRAWRLRGAGALKTAADAAKPAAGQKPKDPEKPKDPGRTMTEGKAKTEGKARREDVLPDEEDAYDILPAEPPAELRIELPTKAPTTETTETTANAETREAREVTEPTEPAEAEDSAEVTEPPEPRRPPKPQSPPKPPRRPDPAPVLLATRSPPRARPSTAPAAASGTTASPRA; from the coding sequence ATGACCGCGCGCCACCCGTCGCTCACCCCGCTGTCCACCCGGCTGCGCGACCGCTCGCCCGGCCTGTCCGCGAGCCTGCTGAACGGCGTGGTCGCGGCCGGACTCGGCCTCGGCGCGCTCACCGTGCTGGTCCTGGCCCTGTGGATCAGCTCGCCGTACCCCGACAGCGGGCCGAGCGGCGCCCTGCACATCGCCGCCGCGCTGTGGCTGCTGGCGCACGGTGTCGAACTGGTCCGCACCGACACCCTCTCGGGCGCGCCCCTCCCGGTGGGCGTCACCCCGTTGCTGCTGCTCGCGCTGCCCGCCTGGCTGCTGTACCGGGCGGGCCGGTACGCCACGGACGCCTCCGGCGAGCCCGACGGGCCGCCCCCGGTCCCCGTGCGCACGGCCTGGCTCGGTGTGGTCCTCGGCTACCTCGCCGTCGGCACCGCCACCGCGCTGTACTGCTCCGGCGGTGAACTGCGGCCGTCCTGGGGCTGGTTGACGCTGACCCTGCCCCTGGTCGCGGCGGCGGGCGCGGGCGCCGGGGTGTGGTCGGCGCACGGCTGCCCGCCCGGGCCGCTGCTGGTCGTGCTGAAGGTGGTGCCGGAGCCGGTGCGGCGGCTGGTGTTCGGCGCGGACGCGCCGGTCCGGGTGGATACGGCCGTACGGGCCGCCGGCGCGTCGGCCGCCGTGCTGGTCGGGGGCGGGGCGCTGCTCGTGGCCGTCTCGACGGTGTGGCACGGGGACGTGGCGCGGGCGTCGTTCCTCCAGCTGACGGAGGGGTGGACGGGACGGTTCGCGGTGCTGCTGCTCGGCATGGCGCTGGTCCCCAACGCCTCCGTGTGGGCCGCGTCCTACGCCCTCGGCCCCGGCTTCGTCCTCGGTGCCGGGCATCCGGTGCACCCGTTCGCCTCCGACCCGGCGCCGCTGCTGCCGCCGTTCCCGCTGCTCGCGGCGGTCCCGGACGCGGGCCCCGGCACCCGGCTGAACGGGGCGGCCGTGCTGGTGCCGGTGGCGGCCGGGATGGTGGCCGGATGGTTCGTGGCCCGCGCGGCGGTACGGCGCCGGGGGCACCAGGAGCCGCCCCGGGTGCGCTGGTCGATGGCGCGTACCACCGGCGTGACCCTGCTGACGGCCGCGGTCTGCACCCTGCTGCTGGCCCTGCTCGCCGCCTTCTCCGGCGGACCGCTGGGCGTCGGCGCGCTCTCCCGCTTCGGCCCCCTGTGGTGGCAGACCGGCCCGGCGGCGGGCGCCTGGACCGCGCTGCTCGGCATGCCGACGGCCCTCGTCGTACGGGCGTGGCGGCTGCGGGGCGCGGGGGCCCTGAAGACGGCGGCCGATGCGGCGAAACCGGCGGCCGGGCAGAAGCCCAAGGACCCGGAGAAGCCCAAGGACCCGGGCAGGACGATGACCGAGGGCAAGGCGAAGACCGAGGGCAAGGCCAGGCGTGAGGACGTCCTTCCCGACGAGGAGGACGCCTACGACATCCTCCCGGCCGAGCCTCCGGCGGAACTCCGTATCGAACTGCCCACCAAGGCTCCCACCACGGAAACCACGGAAACCACGGCGAACGCGGAAACCAGGGAAGCCCGGGAAGTCACGGAACCCACGGAACCCGCCGAAGCCGAGGACTCCGCCGAGGTCACGGAACCCCCGGAACCCCGGAGGCCCCCGAAACCTCAGAGCCCCCCAAAACCCCCGAGACGTCCTGACCCCGCCCCCGTCCTGCTCGCTACTCGTTCGCCGCCCCGAGCACGCCCCTCAACTGCTCCGGCAGCAGCGTCTGGCACGACTGCTTCGCCTCGTGCGTGA